One genomic region from Natrinema caseinilyticum encodes:
- a CDS encoding mandelate racemase/muconate lactonizing enzyme family protein, translating to MEITDINSYHIDYEMDAPFEPSWYPGFEQHVHKIQLYEVETDTGISGITSVTGDASRVDSLELAREYLVGKDPRNIEQRLDDLASLNSYGPRPWHFEIAFWDIKGKEVGKPIYEMLGGDSNPIPAYASSGELRPPEERLAYVADRVDEGFEAVKLRFHSDDMEDDLEVARAVRDEFPDLTLMVDLNMGWSVSHPGGGTWTFDDALSVARDLEGIGNIGWLEEPFDQLNYDALARLREKTRIPIAGGEFNNGTHHFREFVERDSLDVLQPDVMLSAGILKTKLIAGLADINGLQFAPHTWNDGIGFAANVQVLACTNPSWCEYPIEPPGWSLDTRDFLLEEPLIAEDGAVAPPAGPGLGIDLDWDKVDELADKTV from the coding sequence ATGGAGATTACAGACATCAATTCGTACCATATTGACTACGAGATGGACGCTCCGTTCGAACCGTCGTGGTATCCGGGATTTGAACAACACGTCCACAAGATCCAACTTTACGAAGTCGAGACCGACACAGGTATCAGTGGAATTACCTCTGTCACCGGCGACGCGTCCCGTGTCGATTCGCTCGAGCTCGCGCGGGAATATCTAGTTGGAAAGGACCCAAGAAACATCGAGCAGCGACTGGACGACCTGGCCTCGCTTAACTCGTACGGGCCACGCCCGTGGCACTTCGAAATAGCCTTTTGGGATATCAAGGGTAAGGAGGTAGGAAAACCGATTTACGAAATGCTCGGCGGCGATAGTAACCCGATTCCCGCCTACGCGTCGAGCGGAGAGCTCCGGCCCCCGGAGGAGCGATTGGCGTACGTCGCCGACCGCGTCGATGAAGGATTCGAGGCAGTCAAACTTCGATTTCACTCCGACGACATGGAAGACGACCTCGAAGTCGCTCGCGCGGTCAGAGACGAGTTCCCCGATCTGACGCTGATGGTCGACCTGAATATGGGTTGGAGCGTCTCCCACCCTGGCGGTGGTACTTGGACATTCGACGACGCGCTCTCGGTCGCCCGCGATCTGGAGGGAATCGGAAACATCGGGTGGCTCGAAGAGCCTTTCGACCAGTTGAATTACGATGCACTCGCTCGCCTGCGCGAGAAAACCAGGATTCCCATCGCCGGTGGTGAGTTCAACAACGGGACACACCACTTCCGCGAGTTCGTCGAACGCGACTCGCTGGATGTGCTCCAGCCAGACGTGATGCTCAGTGCCGGTATTCTCAAGACAAAGCTCATCGCCGGTCTCGCAGACATAAACGGCTTACAGTTTGCACCCCACACGTGGAACGACGGCATCGGATTTGCTGCGAACGTCCAAGTACTCGCCTGTACCAACCCAAGCTGGTGTGAGTACCCTATCGAACCGCCGGGCTGGTCGCTCGATACGCGGGATTTCCTGCTCGAAGAACCACTTATCGCAGAAGATGGCGCAGTCGCACCGCCGGCGGGGCCGGGACTCGGAATCGACCTCGATTGGGATAAGGTGGACGAACTGGCCGACAAAACGGTCTAA
- a CDS encoding zinc-dependent alcohol dehydrogenase family protein: MRTAAILKEYNAPLAVTEVDSATTGPEGIVVETNACGICRSDWHAWKGHWPSVPTDNHVLGHEPAGTVTAVGDEVENFSVGDEVGIPFNVACGHCDNCWGGDSHLCSDGLSLGFTSDLPGAFASEFAIPHADFNAVHLPDGMNAVEMAGLGCRFATAFHGLAHKADVHAGDWLAVHGCGGIGLSAVNIGAALGANVVAIDLDEDALELAERVGATATVAAGEKDVPKAVTDITNGGANISVDALGIAETCRNSIDSLAPQGQHVQVGMTTDDEDGEIPLPVDDIVNTELEFVGVKGMPPSRYPELFRMIAGGKLTPAELVTNEVGLEDVSDRLASMDDYDTLGMEVVTEF, from the coding sequence ATGCGAACAGCAGCAATTCTCAAAGAGTATAATGCACCGCTTGCGGTGACCGAAGTCGATTCTGCGACCACGGGTCCAGAGGGAATCGTCGTCGAAACCAACGCCTGTGGTATCTGTCGGAGTGACTGGCACGCCTGGAAAGGACACTGGCCATCAGTACCGACAGATAATCACGTACTCGGTCACGAACCCGCGGGTACGGTCACGGCAGTGGGCGACGAGGTCGAAAATTTCTCAGTAGGCGACGAGGTCGGTATCCCGTTTAACGTCGCCTGCGGACACTGCGATAACTGCTGGGGAGGCGACTCGCATCTCTGTTCGGATGGATTGAGTCTGGGGTTCACCAGCGACCTCCCCGGTGCTTTCGCCTCGGAATTCGCGATCCCACACGCGGATTTCAATGCTGTTCACTTGCCTGATGGGATGAACGCCGTCGAGATGGCAGGGCTCGGCTGTCGGTTCGCCACTGCGTTCCATGGGCTTGCGCATAAGGCAGACGTGCACGCGGGCGACTGGCTGGCTGTTCACGGTTGTGGCGGTATCGGTCTCTCGGCTGTCAACATCGGGGCTGCGCTCGGAGCGAACGTCGTTGCAATCGACCTCGACGAAGACGCCCTCGAATTGGCAGAAAGGGTCGGTGCAACAGCAACGGTTGCTGCTGGCGAGAAAGACGTACCGAAGGCCGTCACGGATATCACAAATGGGGGGGCGAACATCTCCGTCGACGCGCTCGGTATCGCTGAAACCTGCCGCAACTCCATCGACAGTCTCGCGCCCCAAGGCCAGCACGTCCAGGTCGGGATGACGACCGACGATGAGGATGGCGAGATTCCACTCCCCGTCGACGACATTGTGAATACGGAACTAGAGTTCGTCGGCGTAAAGGGGATGCCGCCGAGTCGCTATCCGGAACTGTTTCGGATGATAGCCGGCGGCAAACTCACACCTGCGGAACTCGTTACGAACGAAGTTGGTCTCGAAGACGTTTCCGACCGGCTTGCGTCGATGGACGACTACGACACGCTCGGGATGGAAGTCGTCACTGAATTCTAA
- a CDS encoding ABC transporter substrate-binding protein: MASVDTDTTIGTDRRSILKLGATLGTLGITGLAGCADNGSSNKKNIQSNDDVTQDYDSLPTGGTFVIGAQQGIQTMVPFQGFLADYLVAEMMYDRLTRVDQNFEVQPNLAKDWEINDDYTVFTFMLEENAMYSNMDGETVTAEDVKATYDYLTSDDFSGSPSSLSGVNEVEVIDETTVEITLDEPDLNFTKRISETGGAFFIVPKSILDEDPSKLEDTDYGSGPLELTEWNQQNNITFTAASDYHIDGVNGDPLPYVDKIEWDILSDEIQRANALSDGSIDAVSRIGRNVTDRVQGDAQLVKQTSGLQYPIVLNTTVEPLDDPNVRKAIKYALDREEILEGVTPEGVLGLHAGVTPVHTYYNDELDTGDTFGTTADTEKAQEMLDQAGYSNGLEIQQLHYDDGVPAKEIIAQLFQQQMKEVGIEFEINRLTEETWLADYWNQDGVWYITNYSTRVLGSTVPQLALRSDGPWNEANWSNEAYDEAFQRAASATDEETKAEALKECQKISHREGAWVGTFHPQIYGGYQSYVKNYNLYPTYIKDFVSRCAVDK; the protein is encoded by the coding sequence ATGGCTTCGGTAGACACTGACACGACTATCGGGACGGACAGACGATCGATTCTGAAACTCGGTGCAACGCTTGGAACCCTCGGTATCACGGGTCTTGCTGGGTGTGCCGACAATGGTTCGAGCAACAAGAAGAACATTCAATCCAACGACGATGTAACACAGGATTACGACTCACTTCCGACGGGCGGAACATTCGTAATTGGTGCTCAGCAAGGCATTCAAACGATGGTGCCGTTCCAGGGGTTCTTAGCAGATTACCTCGTCGCGGAGATGATGTACGACAGGTTGACCCGCGTCGACCAGAACTTCGAAGTTCAACCGAATCTCGCGAAGGACTGGGAAATCAACGACGATTACACTGTCTTCACGTTCATGCTTGAAGAGAATGCGATGTACTCGAACATGGACGGTGAGACGGTCACCGCAGAAGACGTGAAGGCAACCTACGACTACCTGACTTCCGATGACTTTTCCGGATCACCGTCCAGTCTGAGTGGCGTGAACGAGGTCGAAGTGATCGACGAGACGACAGTCGAAATCACGCTCGACGAGCCCGACCTCAACTTCACGAAGCGAATTTCCGAGACTGGTGGTGCCTTCTTCATCGTCCCGAAATCGATTCTGGACGAGGACCCCTCGAAACTCGAAGATACTGACTACGGAAGCGGGCCGCTCGAACTGACTGAATGGAACCAACAAAACAATATCACTTTCACTGCAGCCTCAGATTACCATATCGACGGCGTCAACGGCGATCCGTTGCCGTACGTCGACAAAATCGAATGGGATATCCTCTCGGACGAAATCCAGCGAGCGAACGCGCTCTCTGACGGCAGTATCGACGCAGTGAGTCGGATTGGCCGGAACGTCACCGATCGTGTTCAGGGTGATGCCCAACTCGTCAAGCAGACGTCAGGGCTTCAGTATCCGATCGTTCTCAACACGACCGTCGAACCTCTCGACGATCCCAACGTTCGGAAAGCCATCAAATACGCGCTCGACCGAGAAGAAATCCTCGAAGGAGTGACCCCCGAAGGGGTTCTGGGTCTCCACGCTGGCGTCACCCCGGTGCACACTTACTACAACGATGAACTGGACACCGGTGATACCTTCGGCACGACAGCGGATACCGAAAAGGCTCAGGAAATGCTCGACCAGGCCGGGTACAGTAATGGTCTGGAAATACAGCAGCTCCACTACGACGATGGGGTCCCAGCGAAGGAAATCATCGCCCAACTGTTCCAGCAGCAGATGAAGGAAGTCGGTATTGAGTTCGAAATCAATCGACTGACCGAGGAGACGTGGCTTGCAGATTACTGGAATCAGGACGGTGTCTGGTATATCACGAACTATTCCACGCGAGTGCTCGGCAGCACCGTCCCACAGTTGGCGCTGCGCTCGGACGGTCCGTGGAACGAGGCGAACTGGAGCAATGAAGCCTACGACGAGGCGTTCCAACGAGCGGCCTCAGCTACCGACGAAGAGACGAAAGCGGAAGCACTCAAAGAGTGTCAGAAAATCAGCCACAGAGAAGGTGCTTGGGTCGGAACGTTCCACCCACAGATTTACGGCGGGTACCAGAGTTACGTCAAGAACTACAATCTCTATCCGACCTACATCAAAGACTTCGTCAGCCGATGCGCAGTTGATAAATAA
- a CDS encoding ABC transporter permease, with protein MKRTVIALVSVFIVTSVVFGVTTLLPGSAANIVLGTEATEEAIQQVNEDLGLDRPLMVQYVDFVIGVFTGDFGESLISGQPVMEMVWPRLLRTLQLAFVATLISVVTAIPLGILAAAKRDTMFDYLTTGGSYVGLSIPSFVSATLLLLFLTTPPLALFPKGGYVPISEGVIPWLYHLLLPALAMNTIILAYVLRQTRSSMVDTLESDYIRTARLKGIAERNVLFKHGLRNGLLPTVTVLALNFGWMMGSVVIIEQIFAFPGMGELIVQAIDNRNLPVIQAGILVPTIAFILANFVADIIYTMLDPRISLGEQ; from the coding sequence GTGAAACGAACGGTGATTGCACTTGTCTCGGTGTTCATCGTGACGTCAGTTGTGTTCGGGGTGACGACCCTCCTCCCCGGCAGCGCCGCAAATATCGTGCTCGGGACAGAGGCGACAGAGGAGGCGATACAACAGGTGAACGAAGATCTCGGTCTGGATCGACCGTTGATGGTCCAGTACGTCGATTTCGTTATCGGCGTCTTTACTGGTGATTTCGGAGAGAGCCTGATCTCGGGACAACCGGTGATGGAGATGGTCTGGCCGCGGCTACTCCGCACGCTCCAGCTCGCATTCGTCGCCACCCTCATTTCCGTCGTCACAGCGATTCCACTCGGAATACTGGCTGCAGCAAAGCGCGACACCATGTTTGATTATCTGACAACGGGCGGGTCGTACGTCGGACTGAGTATCCCCTCTTTCGTTAGCGCTACCCTGCTGTTGTTGTTCCTGACTACTCCACCGTTGGCGCTCTTTCCCAAGGGCGGATATGTCCCCATCAGTGAGGGGGTGATCCCTTGGTTGTATCACCTCCTATTGCCAGCATTAGCGATGAATACTATCATCCTCGCGTACGTACTACGTCAGACGCGGTCGTCGATGGTCGATACGCTGGAGTCAGACTACATCAGAACGGCGCGACTCAAAGGCATCGCGGAGCGTAACGTGCTGTTCAAACACGGTCTACGAAACGGGCTGTTGCCGACCGTGACCGTTCTCGCCCTCAACTTCGGGTGGATGATGGGGAGTGTCGTCATCATCGAACAGATATTCGCGTTCCCGGGCATGGGTGAACTCATCGTTCAGGCTATCGATAACCGGAACCTGCCGGTCATACAGGCAGGGATTCTGGTGCCAACCATCGCATTTATTCTTGCTAATTTTGTAGCGGATATCATATACACCATGCTCGACCCGCGAATCAGCCTGGGTGAACAATAG
- a CDS encoding ABC transporter permease, with product MATDNSSQKKLSRFEVPPIVWKILRNHRILIGLSILTPIVLVAIFGDTIAPYDPTATHVADRYAGPGGKFILGTDHLGRDLLSRIILGGRTSLLLGFGATALALALGVPIGLTAGYAKGRVDEVLMRIMDIIMSVPTLLLGLLILVVLSSNIINVVMAIGVVYAPRIARVTRSATLAVSEEEYVMAAKARGESRPYILFREILPNVTGPIVVEGSVRVGYAIMIGTSLSFLGLGTGPPNPDWGFMISTAREHIYQTPWFLIWPSLALLLTVMATNLIGDGLRDVLDPHETGDHS from the coding sequence ATGGCGACAGATAATTCATCACAGAAAAAATTGAGTCGGTTCGAAGTTCCGCCGATAGTCTGGAAAATCCTACGCAATCATAGAATTCTCATCGGGCTATCAATACTAACCCCAATCGTACTGGTTGCCATCTTCGGCGACACAATTGCGCCCTACGACCCGACGGCTACACACGTCGCTGATCGATACGCCGGGCCGGGCGGGAAATTCATCCTCGGAACCGACCACCTCGGACGTGATTTGCTTTCGCGGATCATCCTCGGTGGCCGAACCAGCCTCTTACTCGGCTTCGGTGCCACGGCACTGGCACTCGCTCTCGGTGTACCGATCGGTCTGACCGCCGGCTACGCCAAAGGTCGAGTCGACGAGGTTCTGATGCGCATTATGGACATCATCATGAGTGTGCCGACGCTCCTCCTCGGTCTGCTCATCCTCGTCGTTCTTTCTTCGAACATAATCAACGTCGTAATGGCAATCGGTGTCGTCTACGCGCCGCGAATCGCACGAGTAACGCGCTCTGCAACGCTGGCGGTCAGCGAAGAGGAGTACGTGATGGCTGCGAAGGCTCGCGGTGAGTCGCGTCCCTATATCCTCTTCCGCGAGATTTTGCCAAACGTCACCGGTCCCATCGTCGTTGAGGGATCGGTTCGCGTCGGCTACGCGATAATGATCGGTACGTCACTGTCGTTTCTTGGTCTCGGAACGGGACCACCGAATCCCGACTGGGGATTCATGATTTCGACGGCGCGAGAGCACATCTATCAAACGCCGTGGTTCCTCATCTGGCCCAGCCTCGCGTTACTGTTAACGGTAATGGCGACGAACCTCATTGGCGACGGCCTGCGGGACGTTCTCGACCCGCACGAGACGGGTGATCATTCATGA
- a CDS encoding ABC transporter ATP-binding protein, producing MSTQKQIRRSEQETLLSVDSLDVKFEVANGTIHALRDVSLDIQKGETVGLAGESGSGKSTLALAIVRYLDSNGWVDDGSITFEGEDLLSASKGDLRSIRGNRIAHVAQNPGRSLNPSMTIGAQVRETIKLHQGTRGKKEAVERVHQVLDQVNLPDPESIADRYPHELSGGQQQRALLAIGLSCNPDLLILDEPTTGLDVTTQAKFLDLVEDLKLEYDAGILLITHNLGVISEIADRVNILYAGEMLEKGPVDDVFTAPSNPYTQALLATTPEIDANKEVKPIPGRIPELDQTPDGCIFADRCEFATEECRSGEISMVTVDSERDHGSRCLHWQDVIDNPIEVSEKTASQRSAGKPILTIDNLSKYYDEGGYIKNLIGDHNPVKAVDGVSLDIHESEAVGLVGESGCGKSTLGRTLLKLHEVTNGRIAYNGTDINAMSKQELNEFRSECQIIFQDPEASLNPNRTMRKILERPLKLFTDKSAEERRTRVTELLAQVNLGNDIIDKKPHELSGGQQQRIAIARAFAAEPSLIVLDEPVSSLDVSVQASILNLLEDLCEEYGTSYLLISHDLSVIETLCDRVAVMYLGEIIETGSTEQIFEPPHHPYTRALLSSIPTLDPHDKKDRIRLEGDVPNARNPPSGCSFHTRCPQKIGDVCEATDPELEDAAGGHCISCHLSEDEMNDPLDTGIDQS from the coding sequence ATGAGTACGCAAAAACAGATTCGTCGAAGCGAACAGGAAACACTGTTGAGTGTCGACTCCCTTGACGTCAAATTCGAGGTTGCAAATGGGACGATCCACGCGCTCCGCGATGTCTCGCTGGACATACAAAAGGGCGAGACTGTCGGGTTGGCCGGTGAGAGTGGGAGCGGGAAAAGCACGCTCGCACTCGCAATCGTGCGGTATCTCGATTCTAACGGGTGGGTTGACGACGGTTCAATTACCTTCGAGGGAGAAGATTTACTCTCTGCCTCGAAGGGAGATCTGCGCTCGATTCGAGGTAATCGAATCGCTCATGTCGCACAGAATCCAGGCCGGTCACTGAACCCCAGTATGACCATCGGTGCGCAGGTTCGCGAAACAATAAAACTTCATCAGGGGACACGAGGAAAAAAAGAGGCTGTCGAGCGCGTTCATCAGGTGTTGGACCAGGTCAACCTCCCCGATCCTGAGTCGATCGCCGACCGCTATCCCCACGAACTCTCTGGCGGACAACAACAGCGCGCACTGTTGGCGATTGGCCTCTCTTGCAACCCGGATCTCCTCATCCTCGACGAACCGACGACGGGACTTGACGTGACGACGCAGGCAAAGTTCCTTGACCTCGTCGAAGACCTCAAATTGGAGTACGACGCGGGGATCCTACTCATCACGCATAACCTCGGAGTCATCTCCGAAATTGCCGATCGGGTTAACATCCTCTATGCCGGTGAAATGCTCGAGAAAGGGCCGGTAGACGATGTGTTCACTGCCCCCTCAAATCCATACACACAGGCATTACTGGCGACGACGCCGGAGATTGACGCGAACAAAGAAGTCAAACCGATCCCAGGACGGATACCGGAACTTGACCAGACCCCGGACGGCTGTATCTTCGCTGACCGGTGTGAGTTCGCCACTGAAGAGTGTCGCTCGGGTGAGATCAGTATGGTTACCGTCGACAGCGAACGCGACCACGGGTCGCGTTGCCTCCACTGGCAGGACGTGATCGACAACCCGATAGAAGTGTCGGAAAAGACCGCATCCCAGCGCTCCGCCGGGAAGCCGATACTCACCATCGACAACCTGAGCAAGTACTACGACGAAGGTGGCTACATCAAGAACCTCATCGGTGACCACAATCCCGTCAAAGCTGTTGACGGTGTCTCGTTGGATATTCACGAATCCGAAGCCGTGGGCCTCGTCGGTGAGAGTGGCTGCGGGAAGAGTACGCTTGGGCGAACATTGCTGAAACTCCACGAGGTTACGAACGGCCGAATCGCGTACAACGGGACCGATATCAACGCGATGTCGAAACAGGAACTCAATGAGTTCCGATCGGAGTGCCAGATCATCTTCCAGGATCCGGAGGCGAGTCTGAATCCAAACCGGACGATGCGGAAAATTCTCGAACGGCCGCTGAAGTTGTTCACTGACAAGTCCGCAGAGGAACGACGAACGCGGGTCACCGAATTGCTGGCACAGGTTAATCTTGGCAACGATATTATCGATAAAAAACCACACGAACTCTCCGGCGGGCAACAACAGCGCATCGCGATCGCACGCGCGTTCGCGGCCGAACCGTCGCTTATCGTTCTCGACGAACCCGTCTCTTCACTGGACGTGAGCGTTCAGGCGAGCATTCTCAATCTACTCGAAGACCTCTGTGAAGAATACGGAACCTCGTACCTGCTAATCAGCCATGATCTGAGTGTCATCGAGACGCTCTGCGACCGGGTCGCCGTGATGTACCTGGGTGAAATCATCGAGACAGGTTCCACAGAGCAGATCTTCGAACCGCCGCATCACCCCTACACTCGAGCGCTCCTGTCGAGCATTCCGACGCTTGACCCCCACGACAAAAAGGACCGCATCCGACTGGAGGGAGACGTGCCAAACGCGCGAAATCCGCCGAGTGGTTGTTCTTTCCACACACGTTGTCCACAGAAAATCGGCGATGTCTGTGAGGCCACCGATCCAGAACTCGAAGACGCTGCTGGTGGTCACTGCATCAGTTGCCACCTCAGTGAGGACGAGATGAACGACCCTCTCGATACTGGCATCGACCAGTCCTGA
- a CDS encoding CoA-acylating methylmalonate-semialdehyde dehydrogenase, translating to MRPTTLSDDREVQNYVDGAWHTPSSENGQPVQNPATGEELAYLPFSDGQDLDAAVKAGNRAFEEWRQTAVEERIQPLFRLKQLLDENIEKLAELLVTEHGKTLAEARGEIRRGIQNIEVACGIPSMMQAGSLTNAAPDIDETAIREPLGTFVGITPFNFPAMISLWFLPHAVATGNSFILKPSEQDPLVTQRIFEFVDQAGFPDGVVQLVHGGPDTVNAILKHDGIEGISFVGSTPVARHIYETAAANGKRVQAQGGAKNHIIVTESADIDYAAEKTVSSACACAGERCLSNDVMIVEEPVYDEFAEVLAEKTREQTVGYGLADGVDIGAIISEDHLDTVHSYIDSGVEEGAELLVDGRDVTVEDYDGTFIGPTLFGEVTPDMTIAREEHFGPIMGLTRAEDFDEAVDIVNQSEFGNAASLFTDSGHKADRFKHEVEAGNLGVNLGTAAPMAFFSFGGRKDSFFGDLHAQGQDMINFYTDKKSFIERWPNQK from the coding sequence GTGAGACCTACGACACTGAGCGACGACCGCGAGGTACAGAACTACGTCGATGGAGCGTGGCACACTCCTTCGAGCGAAAACGGACAGCCAGTCCAGAATCCGGCGACCGGTGAGGAACTCGCTTACTTACCGTTCAGCGACGGCCAAGATCTCGATGCGGCAGTCAAAGCGGGCAATCGGGCTTTTGAGGAGTGGAGACAGACTGCCGTTGAGGAACGAATCCAGCCGCTCTTTCGACTGAAGCAACTGCTGGACGAGAACATCGAAAAGTTGGCGGAGTTACTCGTCACCGAGCACGGCAAGACGCTGGCCGAGGCCCGCGGTGAGATTCGCCGGGGCATTCAGAACATCGAAGTCGCCTGTGGAATCCCGAGTATGATGCAGGCAGGCAGTCTCACGAACGCGGCACCGGACATCGACGAGACAGCAATCCGAGAGCCGCTCGGTACTTTTGTCGGGATTACACCCTTCAATTTCCCCGCGATGATCTCGCTGTGGTTCTTACCACACGCCGTCGCTACCGGGAACAGTTTCATCCTCAAACCGAGCGAACAGGACCCGCTTGTCACCCAGCGCATCTTCGAGTTTGTCGATCAGGCTGGCTTCCCCGACGGCGTCGTACAGCTCGTCCACGGAGGCCCTGACACAGTCAATGCGATACTCAAGCACGACGGCATCGAAGGTATTTCCTTCGTGGGAAGCACTCCGGTCGCCCGTCATATCTACGAGACTGCCGCGGCCAACGGCAAGCGCGTCCAGGCACAGGGGGGCGCGAAAAACCACATCATCGTCACTGAGAGCGCAGACATCGACTATGCCGCAGAGAAGACCGTCTCCTCTGCGTGCGCCTGTGCCGGGGAGCGCTGTCTCTCAAACGACGTCATGATCGTCGAGGAACCAGTCTACGACGAATTCGCCGAGGTGCTGGCCGAAAAGACGCGCGAGCAGACTGTCGGCTACGGCCTTGCCGATGGTGTCGATATCGGTGCAATCATCAGCGAAGACCATCTCGACACCGTCCACAGCTACATCGACTCCGGCGTCGAAGAAGGTGCAGAACTACTCGTCGATGGTCGCGATGTCACTGTCGAAGACTACGACGGGACGTTCATCGGCCCGACCCTGTTCGGCGAGGTGACCCCGGATATGACTATCGCACGCGAGGAACACTTCGGCCCGATCATGGGGTTGACCAGAGCCGAGGACTTCGATGAAGCTGTCGACATCGTAAACCAGAGCGAATTCGGCAACGCGGCGAGCCTCTTTACCGACAGTGGCCACAAGGCCGACCGCTTCAAACACGAAGTAGAGGCCGGAAACCTTGGTGTCAACCTCGGTACCGCCGCGCCAATGGCGTTCTTCTCTTTTGGCGGCCGGAAAGATTCCTTTTTCGGCGACCTGCACGCGCAGGGACAGGATATGATAAATTTCTACACCGACAAGAAGAGTTTCATCGAGCGGTGGCCGAACCAAAAGTAG